In Desulfobotulus mexicanus, a single window of DNA contains:
- a CDS encoding mechanosensitive ion channel family protein has protein sequence MESFQEFVTMTIDVWNHGFMGIPIARYLAAAGILIFFLLLRRTVVQWLLNRLKKLSSQTETRLDDEIVASLEPPVRLVPVILGVFFALRFLNLEGGAALFSEKLIRSMIAFMIFWALLSAIPPLFRLLSNIKEKVGEALLDWAQKAVKIAVIAIGAATILDMWGIKVGPVLAGFGLFGVAVALGAQDLFKNLISGILILTERRFGKGDWIHVEGVVEGTVEEIGFRSTRIRRFDKAPVFVPNARLSDNTLTNFSHMTHRRIFWTIGLEYRTTLDTLRKVRDRIENHLLENPAFVNPPEVPLFVRIDRFSDSSIDIMVYCFTRTTAWGEWLAAKEGLALSIKAIVEEEGTSFAFPSRSLYVENLPESEAPQVFIPPADQDTKP, from the coding sequence ATGGAGTCTTTTCAAGAGTTTGTAACAATGACCATAGATGTTTGGAATCATGGGTTCATGGGTATTCCCATAGCCCGCTATCTTGCGGCGGCTGGTATTCTCATTTTTTTTCTCCTGTTACGGCGAACCGTTGTTCAATGGCTTCTCAACCGCCTTAAAAAACTGAGCAGCCAGACAGAAACCCGGCTGGATGATGAAATAGTAGCCTCACTGGAACCACCCGTACGCCTTGTTCCTGTTATATTAGGTGTCTTTTTTGCCTTACGTTTTCTGAATCTTGAAGGCGGTGCCGCTCTTTTTTCTGAAAAACTGATCCGGTCCATGATTGCCTTCATGATTTTCTGGGCGCTGCTTTCCGCTATTCCTCCCCTCTTCAGACTTCTCAGCAATATAAAAGAAAAGGTGGGCGAAGCCCTGCTGGACTGGGCCCAGAAAGCCGTGAAAATTGCCGTCATCGCCATCGGTGCCGCTACCATTCTGGACATGTGGGGCATTAAAGTCGGCCCGGTTCTTGCCGGTTTCGGACTTTTTGGCGTAGCGGTAGCGCTGGGTGCCCAGGATCTGTTCAAGAACCTTATTTCCGGCATTCTTATACTTACAGAACGCCGCTTTGGCAAAGGAGACTGGATTCATGTGGAAGGTGTTGTGGAAGGTACCGTTGAGGAAATAGGTTTCCGTTCCACCCGCATACGCCGCTTTGACAAAGCTCCGGTCTTTGTACCCAATGCAAGGCTTTCCGACAATACACTGACCAACTTTTCCCATATGACCCACAGAAGAATTTTCTGGACCATCGGCCTTGAATACCGCACCACCCTGGATACCCTGAGGAAAGTCCGGGACCGGATAGAAAACCATCTGCTGGAAAATCCGGCCTTTGTCAACCCTCCGGAAGTTCCTCTTTTTGTACGCATTGACCGTTTTTCAGACTCATCCATCGATATTATGGTTTATTGTTTTACCCGGACCACAGCCTGGGGAGAATGGCTTGCAGCCAAAGAGGGTCTGGCCCTTTCCATCAAAGCCATTGTGGAAGAGGAAGGCACATCTTTTGCATTTCCAAGTCGGTCTCTGTATGTTGAAAACCTGCCGGAGTCCGAGGCTCCCCAGGTCTTTATTCCACCCGCTGATCAGGATACCAAGCCATGA
- a CDS encoding YqaA family protein has protein sequence MNDFFSWDNNLLSSDEFWLTGLFVSAFVAATLLPGASEVVLVAALLNGKDPVTAVAAATTGNVLGAVTTFYLGNFAGDGAGRFLGISEEKREQSARWISRYGSWMLFFSWIPVVGDPLVFAAGILRMKVLHFLVFMVFGKLVRYIVVAWLTLGAGSLYG, from the coding sequence ATGAATGATTTTTTTTCCTGGGATAATAACCTCTTGTCTTCCGATGAATTCTGGCTGACAGGGCTTTTTGTCTCCGCCTTTGTGGCGGCAACCCTTTTGCCCGGTGCTTCGGAAGTAGTACTTGTGGCAGCGCTTCTGAATGGCAAAGATCCTGTTACAGCTGTTGCTGCTGCAACCACAGGCAATGTTCTGGGAGCTGTAACCACCTTTTATCTTGGTAATTTTGCCGGAGATGGAGCAGGGCGTTTTCTTGGAATTTCTGAAGAAAAAAGGGAGCAATCAGCCCGGTGGATCTCCCGCTATGGTTCATGGATGTTGTTCTTTTCCTGGATACCCGTTGTGGGAGACCCTCTGGTTTTTGCCGCAGGGATTTTGCGTATGAAGGTTTTGCATTTTCTTGTTTTCATGGTTTTCGGAAAGCTGGTCCGTTATATTGTGGTTGCATGGCTGACCCTTGGTGCAGGCAGTCTTTACGGCTGA